The proteins below come from a single Zea mays cultivar B73 chromosome 8, Zm-B73-REFERENCE-NAM-5.0, whole genome shotgun sequence genomic window:
- the LOC103635472 gene encoding protein ALP1-like, producing MLVNLLVLNIEARRHLQRRSRLPRRVIHRDHFRGENLIHHHYFAENPVYPPHVFRRRFRMSRPLFLRILQGLQQHDSYFTQRVDATSMPGLGPLQKVCAAMRVLAYGLPSDAVDEYIQIGESTARECLHHLCRGIIAYFSGWYLRTPNEADITRIMHHSESRGFPGMLGSIDCMHWEWRNCPTAWRGQFCGRNGRASMILEAVATYDLWIWHAFFGMPGTNNDVNVLHRSPVFDPMTSGRMPPVHYTINGNAYNFGYYLADGIYPNWPTFVKAIRHPYEEKKVYFTQMQESCRKDIERAFGVLQARWAVLRGPAYGWDRNRLTEIITACIIMHNMIVEDEGPFAANTDFGDNTSTSQAPQLIAEGRVEWVINHFDLRRQERSCSLQNDLVEHLWARRGSM from the exons ATGCTTGTCAATCTTCTTGTCCTCAACATAGAGGCCAGACGCCACCTCCAACGACGGTCCCGTTTGCCTCGGCGGGTTATTCATAGAGATCATTTTCGTGGAGAAAATCTTATCCATCATCACTACTTCGCCGAGAACCCTGTGTATCCACCCCACGTCTTTCGTAGAAG GTTCCGCATGAGTAGGCCTCTCTTCCTGAGAATCTTGCAAGGTCTTCAACAACATGATTCGTACTTTACACAACGGGTAGACGCAACTAGTATGCCTGGTCTAGGTCCACTACAAAAAGTATGTGCGGCAATGCGGGTACTAGCATATGGGTTACCTTCAGATGCTGTAGACGAGTACATTCAAATAGGGGAGTCGACAGCTAGGGAATGCCTTCATCATTTATGTCGAGGTATCATTGCATACTTCAGTGGCTGGTATTTACGAACTCCTAACGAAGCTGACATAACACGCATCATGCACCATAGCGAATCAAGAGGTTTCCCAGGGATGTTGGGTTCTatagattgcatgcattgggagtggcggAACTGTCCTACCGCATGGCGTGGTCAGTTTTGTGGCAGAAATGGTCGAGCATCTATGATCCTAGAAGCTGTGGCAACGTATGACCTTTGGATTTGGCATGCTTTCTTTGGCATGCCCGGGACAAACAACGACGTCAACGTGCTCCACCGATCACCAGTTTTCGACCCCATGACATCTGGCCGAATGCCACCTGTGCATTACACAATAAATGGTAATGCATATAACTTCGGATATTACCTTGCTGATGGTATTTACCCGAACTGGCCAACTTTCGTAAAAGCTATAAGGCACCCATATGAGGAAAAGAAAGTGTATTTCACACAAATGCAGGAAAGTTGTCGAAAAGATATTGAGCGTGCATTTGGAGTTCTTCAAGCTAGGTGGGCGGTGCTACGAGGTCCAGCATATGGTTGGGATCGAAATCGTTTAACTGAAATTATAACAGCTTGCATCATaatgcacaacatgattgttgAAGACGAAGGGCCGTTTGCAGCTAATACTGATTTTGGAGATAACACTTCAACCAGCCAAGCACCACAACTAATTGCTGAAGGAAGGGTAGAATGGGTGATTAACCACTTCGATCTTCGTCGCCAAGAAAGATCGTGCTCCCTCCAAAATGATCTTGTCGAGCATTTGTGGGCTCGGCGTGGAAGCATGTAA